A segment of the Ipomoea triloba cultivar NCNSP0323 chromosome 1, ASM357664v1 genome:
GAACCAAACGGCAATCGCACTGCAACACGACATAGTATGCGGAAGAAAGATAAATCACGGTAACGTAGTGGCTCAGCATACAAAACACATTTTTGATTCATTGTGGTGCTATTGCTAACATCTCAGCGATTATCTGCATTGTCGGCCTCGTTTTTGGATTTGAAAGAAGACAAGATCGGGCCATTTTAGCAATGAGAACCAAAGCTTCCTCCACTGCTTCATTTTCAGGATGTGGAAGCCGTGGATCCAACAACTCCTGGAGTTCGATGGTTGCAGGGGAAGGAGATGTGAGAAGATCGATGTAGTCACCAGGATGTTTTCCCTTAATGATTTCTAATGTTAATACTCCGAAACTATATACATCGCATTTTTCAGTCACCTTCATAGTGAAAGCAAATTCTGCAAGATTACATACAATTCTTAACAATCAGATCATGTATGTCAATCACTCCAATCAGACCAGTCCATTCGATTTCGGACTAGGCCTATGAGACtgtcaaattaattagttttttttttgtcagatttAAAAGTTTTGGCTTTAATCGTAAAATTTTGGACTGTcgaattaattagtttattttttttgtcaaatttaaaagttttggcTTTAATCGTAAAATTTCGGACTTTCGAACACAGgtgtaattataatataaaaattactaaagatgTGTTTGAATATAAATTCCTTGTATATTCTGTTCCATATCACTTGTGAAACAAAGAATAACCTTAAGTGACTCGAGCTATTGAGCTAGCACACTAAATTGTAACTAGCATGTTTGGGCCATcggtctaattgattttaccTTATCAAATTGATGTTTTattgaaacaatttttttttctattcttacCCTAAAATTTTTCAGACTTATTAAGTTGTCCCATTATTTCAGACTAAGATTGACATCCGACAGAAAGCACAACATTTGCAATCGATATCTTGTATggataaaaatggaaaatttaCCTGGTGCAATATATCCGCAGGTGCCTGCAAGCGCGCTAACATTAGAGGAGTCTCGCCTGAGTAGTTTAGCAGTGCCAAAATCCGAGATGCGAGCTTCAAAATCAGCATCAAGGAGAATGTTGCTGCTCGATATGTCTCGATGAACAATGGGAGGTGAGCAATCATGGTGCATGTAAGACAAGCCCTGAGCGATGCCTCTAACGATATTCACCCTCGTCATCCAGTTCAGCTTCTTAGCGTCCTCTTCTCTGCTCAGCATATTTGACAAAGAACCCCTTTCAAGGTACTCGTAAACCAAGAATGCATGCTTCACATTTGAGCAGAAGCCATGGAGTTTGACAATGTTTCTGTGCCTGATCGTTGTCAGAGCTGTTATTTCGTTGAAGAAGCCCTTCCTATCAGTGATCTCAGCTGATGAATGAAGTCTCTTTACAGCTACTGTCTCGGCTGATGGGATCTTCGCCTTGTATACAGTCCCGAACCCTCCTTCCCCAATGCGGAACATCTCATGGAACTCCTTGGTGGCTTTCAAGATGTCCAAATACAATGCCTTTCCATGGAATGAGGATATGGAGAAGAGATCACTGTCTTCATCATTGTTGTCACCATCGCCTCTTCTAAACGAATTGCATTGTTGCTCTTCATCTGGACCTCTATCTCCTTTCCCACAAGTGAAAAGAACCACTGCGAACACAGAGACTAGTACCAGGGCTCCCACTATAGGCAATACAATGCTGAGAATCTGTGTTTTGTGGCCACTCTTTTTCCCCACAAAGGACATCTCTGTGGGTGTTGATGAGCAAGATGGAAGGTCTTTATTATCTCCACATAAACCTGTGTTTCCCTTCAGAATGGCTTGCTTGAAACCCATGGTGTCAGGAATAGGGCCTGTCAGCTGATTATAGGATAAATCAACATTCACCAAATCACGAAGACTATTAAACAAATGTGGGATCTCTCCACTGAGAGAATTGTTACTCAGGTCCAGCGTTGTAAGATGTGATAGCTTACTTAGCTCAACTGGTAAATGCTGGCTGAAGTTGTTGTGGCTCAAGTCCAATTCATACATTTGCTGATAGTCTCCTATGAATGAGGGTATTGGTCCACTAAATTGGTTGTTGGACAAATCAAGGACATTCAATTGCTTAAGAGAGGCTAACTCTATGGGCAATTGACCGGAAAAATTGTTGTCCCCCAAGTATAAGTAAAGCAGAGATGATAGACTCCCAAGTTCTGCAGGGATCCCCCCACCCAAGTTATTTGAAGAGAGCTTGAGTATTCCTAGTTGAGTCAAATTTCGAAACTCAGGAGGGATTCTACCTGTGAGATTGTTTTCAGCCATTTGCAGGTTTGTCAAGTTTTTGGAGATTCCCCAGTTTTTGGAGATTTCACCGTGGAACTTGTTTTGACTGAGCCACATAAACTGCAAATCAGGGTATATGCCAAAAGATTCAGAGAGGTTTCCGGTGAACATATTGCCATCAAACCGGACACGCTTTAAGCTTCTGCAGTCTCTTAAGCTGGGTGGAATTGGCCCCGAGAGGTTATTGTTGTTCACCGTGAAATTTTGAAGTGCCAACCCTTTACAAATACCGTCTGGCAAATGACCTGAGAATTGGTTTTCATCCATTTCCAGTACGGTCAAGTTTTCCAGTTTGCCAAGTTCACGAGGAATGGAACCAGAAAGATTGTTGGCACGAAGAAACAAGATTTCTAAGTTCCTCAAACGCCCTATGGAAGTTGGGATTGAACCACTAAACATATTCTGACTCAGTTGCAGATCAGTGATGCTCTTTAGGTTCCCTAACTCTTCAGGTATTGAACCACTAAGTTGGTTACCATAGAGGTGAAGAAGTAACAAATTCTCTAGGCCACCTAGTGAAGCAGGGATTTGACCACTAAGATTATTCGACCATAAACTGAGATAGGAGAGTGACTTTAGCTTTCCTAGTTCACGGGGAATATGACCACTCAAATTGTTAGAGAAAATGTATAGTTGTTGCAATTTTGAGAGGTTTCCTAGCTCGGGGGGAATTGAGCCGGTTAGTTGGTTTGTGTCTATGTAAAGCACAGTGAGATTGGAGAGTTTTCCCAGCTCGGGTGGGATGTGGCCAGAAAGAGAGTTCATATAAAGTTGCAAAGAACTCAAGTGTTTCAAATTGCCTATAGAAGCAGGAATAGAACCATTAAGAGAATTACCAAGCAAAGCAAGCTCATTGAGAGATGTCAAGTTGCCAATTTCATCAGGGATTGGACCATGCAAGTTGTTTCCAAACATATGGAGGGTCTGGAGACGGATTAAAAGGCCAATTTGAGGTGGGATTGTGCCAGTAAAATAATTGATTGACATGTCAAGATAGACGAGCTTGGTAAGATTGCCAATCGCAGGTGGTATGCTTCCCCAAAATGCATTCAAActaatttcaaaatattcaaGATTTGGAAGTGAATGAAATGGAAAGCTTTGGAGTGTACCATTGATGTTGGAAGTAGTAAGGTTCAGCCTGTTGACACTTCCCGCAACGCAGTGAACTCTATACCAGTTGCATGGGCTGCCACCATTTTCTGAAATCGTCCATGAAGAATCCAACGTGTTGTTTGCGTGGAAAAAAGTGGATTTCCATTTCAGGAGACCATTGGCTTCTTCATTACTGGAAGCAGGAATTACATTAGAAGAAAGCTGTTGAAGGAAGGAAAGTAAAGAAAATATAGCAAGAAGCCTTGCTACTACTAAAtgagccattttttttttcaattttgctaAAAACTTAGTGCACTTCTGAGTTTCTTATCGCGGTTTTTTTAAACTTATAGCGAAAACCCTCTAATGGCTGTAGCCAGCGTCAATTAAGTCGCGGATACGGTAGACAAATAAACTGGCGGTGGGCCCAAGCTGAAGTGGGATTGCATGTGCTTTGTAGATGTGAAACATTAATATGATGGATGGATTGCTCTACAGTCTACACATTGATTCAATCTGTTCAACCAATTACAGAGTCCTATACAAAGGTAAGCTAGAAACTCTCCTAAACCTCTGGAGTTAAGTATTGACTAACTAACAGTTATTCAACataaataatacaatataaaataactAACCATAACATAATATGTAACATTACTAATAGAAAATCACTTCAtctccggccatggagacgaagagatggcctgaagtttttttttttttaattaattattttaattaaaattattttaaaatattatttttaaaattgataaccAATACATtaagtaaacaagttattttatcaaattatatgATTTTGTGTTGTCTAAGgactcaattgtaattttttagttCAATGATCTAATTACAGTGTGATCTGCaattcaatggcctatttaaccattattccttttttataaAGTAATGTTACTCTTCAAAATTTTTCCCTCAAATTTTACCTCCATGGTATTTTTCTATTGGATAATGATCTATAGAcataattatttgtgtttaagacttaaacacaaatactatattattgctaaatttgtacttaagtctttttttttagtactacagtAGTAAAAagatagctactttctcaacctattgaatcacaaagagtcaacagttgcctccactgagggtCAAATCCACTTTCATccttcatgtgagagtgtaaatcggaATACCGAGTGTCAcaagatcacaaggtctttggcaatttgTACTTAAGTCTTAATTTTGTTACTAGCATTAacttaaaattatagttataattTAGCAATAATGAAttctttgtatttttaaatcttaattttgtTGCTAGAATCagtttaaattataatataatttaagtcTTAATTCTCTTCCGGCTTTAGAACTCCAAATTTCCTGCTTCCGAGTAGCCTTTTGATAAAAACTTTCTCCCTTCTTGTGAACATTATATCACATCCTTCTAGTCTTTACAATCAAAACTGTAGACGATGCACCAAAACACATTTACAAAAATAGTGaattttatgtatacaaatagtAAACATAgattacttttttgttttctttttaagatAAAACATAGAGTAGGTGGGGTATGCCCGAATAGGTAAAACTATACTTTACAAGTGATGAACTTCATGTAAATCATAATGAACAAATGcccaaataatttactttcaatTAGTTTGTAGATCTCCCAATTTATTCTCATACGATTTTATACACATTTAACtaaggaaaaatgacacttttttctcATATGTTATGTGAATATAACACTTATCCCTCTGTGTTATAAATTGACAgtttttcccttaaaaataattatttcattattttttcccTATGTTAGATTGATATTTTtacacttaaaaataattatttcattattttt
Coding sequences within it:
- the LOC116026673 gene encoding MDIS1-interacting receptor like kinase 2-like isoform X2, whose product is MSINYFTGTIPPQIGLLIRLQTLHMFGNNLHGPIPDEIGNLTSLNELALLGNSLNGSIPASIGNLKHLSSLQLYMNSLSGHIPPELGKLSNLTVLYIDTNQLTGSIPPELGNLSKLQQLYIFSNNLSGHIPRELGKLKSLSYLSLWSNNLSGQIPASLGGLENLLLLHLYGNQLSGSIPEELGNLKSITDLQLSQNMFSGSIPTSIGRLRNLEILFLRANNLSGSIPRELGKLENLTVLEMDENQFSGHLPDGICKGLALQNFTVNNNNLSGPIPPSLRDCRSLKRVRFDGNMFTGNLSESFGIYPDLQFMWLSQNKFHGEISKNWGISKNLTNLQMAENNLTGRIPPEFRNLTQLGILKLSSNNLGGGIPAELGSLSSLLYLYLGDNNFSGQLPIELASLKQLNVLDLSNNQFSGPIPSFIGDYQQMYELDLSHNNFSQHLPVELSKLSHLTTLDLSNNSLSGEIPHLFNSLRDLVNVDLSYNQLTGPIPDTMGFKQAILKGNTGLCGDNKDLPSCSSTPTEMSFVGKKSGHKTQILSIVLPIVGALVLVSVFAVVLFTCGKGDRGPDEEQQCNSFRRGDGDNNDEDSDLFSISSFHGKALYLDILKATKEFHEMFRIGEGGFGTVYKAKIPSAETVAVKRLHSSAEITDRKGFFNEITALTTIRHRNIVKLHGFCSNVKHAFLVYEYLERGSLSNMLSREEDAKKLNWMTRVNIVRGIAQGLSYMHHDCSPPIVHRDISSSNILLDADFEARISDFGTAKLLRRDSSNVSALAGTCGYIAPEFAFTMKVTEKCDVYSFGVLTLEIIKGKHPGDYIDLLTSPSPATIELQELLDPRLPHPENEAVEEALVLIAKMARSCLLSNPKTRPTMQIIAEMLAIAPQ
- the LOC116026673 gene encoding MDIS1-interacting receptor like kinase 2-like isoform X1, which codes for MAHLVVARLLAIFSLLSFLQQLSSNVIPASSNEEANGLLKWKSTFFHANNTLDSSWTISENGGSPCNWYRVHCVAGSVNRLNLTTSNINGTLQSFPFHSLPNLEYFEISLNAFWGSIPPAIGNLTKLVYLDMSINYFTGTIPPQIGLLIRLQTLHMFGNNLHGPIPDEIGNLTSLNELALLGNSLNGSIPASIGNLKHLSSLQLYMNSLSGHIPPELGKLSNLTVLYIDTNQLTGSIPPELGNLSKLQQLYIFSNNLSGHIPRELGKLKSLSYLSLWSNNLSGQIPASLGGLENLLLLHLYGNQLSGSIPEELGNLKSITDLQLSQNMFSGSIPTSIGRLRNLEILFLRANNLSGSIPRELGKLENLTVLEMDENQFSGHLPDGICKGLALQNFTVNNNNLSGPIPPSLRDCRSLKRVRFDGNMFTGNLSESFGIYPDLQFMWLSQNKFHGEISKNWGISKNLTNLQMAENNLTGRIPPEFRNLTQLGILKLSSNNLGGGIPAELGSLSSLLYLYLGDNNFSGQLPIELASLKQLNVLDLSNNQFSGPIPSFIGDYQQMYELDLSHNNFSQHLPVELSKLSHLTTLDLSNNSLSGEIPHLFNSLRDLVNVDLSYNQLTGPIPDTMGFKQAILKGNTGLCGDNKDLPSCSSTPTEMSFVGKKSGHKTQILSIVLPIVGALVLVSVFAVVLFTCGKGDRGPDEEQQCNSFRRGDGDNNDEDSDLFSISSFHGKALYLDILKATKEFHEMFRIGEGGFGTVYKAKIPSAETVAVKRLHSSAEITDRKGFFNEITALTTIRHRNIVKLHGFCSNVKHAFLVYEYLERGSLSNMLSREEDAKKLNWMTRVNIVRGIAQGLSYMHHDCSPPIVHRDISSSNILLDADFEARISDFGTAKLLRRDSSNVSALAGTCGYIAPEFAFTMKVTEKCDVYSFGVLTLEIIKGKHPGDYIDLLTSPSPATIELQELLDPRLPHPENEAVEEALVLIAKMARSCLLSNPKTRPTMQIIAEMLAIAPQ